CCGATTGTCCGCCTGGGCCGCCACGAAGAAAACGAGTTCCTTCCGTCCTTCCTTTCCCGCCGTTACCTGCACAGCGCAAAGCACATATTTGACAGGTCTCTCTCCGGAGCAACACGGAATCACGGGCAATGGATGGTACCACCGCACCATGTGCGAAGTGCAGTTCTGGAAGCAGTCCGACAAACTGGTGCAAGGTGAAAAAATATGGGAAACCCTTCGCCGGAAATTCGGAGAAAATTTCACCTGTGCCAAGTTGTTCTGGTGGTATAACATGTACTCGGACGTCAACTGGAGCATGACGCCGCGTCCGATGTATCCCGCCGATGGGCGCAAAGTGTTCGATATCTATACAACGCCCATGAACTTGAGGGAAGACGTCCAGAAGGATCTGGGCCGTTTCCCCTTCCCCTTCTTCTGGGGACCGGCGGCAGGATTACCTTCTTCGAAATGGATCTCCGAGGCAGCCATCTGGACGGAGAACCGCTACAAGCCCGACTTGAGCCTGGTTTATCTCCCCCATCTGGACTACGACTTGCAACGCTTTGGGCCCGATACTCCCGAGGCCCGTCCAGCCATCAGAGAAGCGGACAATCTGGCCGCCGACCTGATCGAATTTTACGAAACCCGGGGAGTCATCCCCATCGTTCTCAGCGAATACGGGCTCTCCCCCGTTCGCCGGGATATCGCCCTGAACCGCCTGTTCCGCAAGAAAGGCTGGATCACCGTCAGGAACGAAATGAACCGCGACATGCTGGACTG
This is a stretch of genomic DNA from Akkermansia sp. N21116. It encodes these proteins:
- a CDS encoding alkaline phosphatase family protein, whose protein sequence is MDSSRPRVAVIDLVGLSRRILPGMPRLSAWAATKKTSSFRPSFPAVTCTAQSTYLTGLSPEQHGITGNGWYHRTMCEVQFWKQSDKLVQGEKIWETLRRKFGENFTCAKLFWWYNMYSDVNWSMTPRPMYPADGRKVFDIYTTPMNLREDVQKDLGRFPFPFFWGPAAGLPSSKWISEAAIWTENRYKPDLSLVYLPHLDYDLQRFGPDTPEARPAIREADNLAADLIEFYETRGVIPIVLSEYGLSPVRRDIALNRLFRKKGWITVRNEMNRDMLDCGASHVFAIADHQTAHIYINDKSLKEEVIRLLKETSGIADIRQVNPDALPQVTAERHADLVAVAEADAWFSYYYWDDDIHAPDFARCVDIHRKPGYDPAELFLDPSLHCPKLNIGSFLLKKKLGFRALLEVIPLNGNLVRGSHGSDLVDEPDRPLCIAPPGTPDIVRPEDIHNVILSAFS